A genomic region of Friedmanniella luteola contains the following coding sequences:
- a CDS encoding YggS family pyridoxal phosphate-dependent enzyme: protein MTSVAERASRVRARIDAACRAARRDPAEVRLMAVTKTHGPPVLEEAYAAGLRLFGENRVPEAAEKAEQFADRTDLAWALIGHLQTNKVARALRFAAELHTLDSLRLAEALDRRLQEEGRSLDVFVQVNTSAEPAKTGLAPEEVEAFVLGLRPFSALRVRGLMTLAVFSDDQDAVGACFARLAELQRRLRQLDGAPGSYDELSMGMSGDFELAIAHGATTVRVGQTLFGARPAAPVR, encoded by the coding sequence ATGACGTCGGTCGCGGAGCGCGCCTCCCGGGTGCGGGCCCGGATCGACGCCGCGTGCCGGGCCGCCCGTCGCGATCCTGCCGAGGTCCGGCTGATGGCGGTGACCAAGACGCACGGCCCCCCGGTGCTCGAGGAGGCCTACGCGGCCGGCCTGCGGCTGTTCGGGGAGAACCGCGTGCCCGAGGCGGCCGAGAAGGCCGAGCAGTTCGCGGACCGGACCGACCTCGCGTGGGCGCTGATCGGGCACCTGCAGACCAACAAGGTCGCCAGGGCCCTCCGGTTCGCGGCCGAGCTGCACACCCTGGACTCGCTGCGGCTGGCCGAGGCACTGGACCGGCGGCTGCAGGAGGAGGGCCGCTCGCTCGACGTCTTCGTGCAGGTCAACACCTCCGCCGAGCCCGCCAAGACCGGCCTGGCCCCCGAGGAGGTCGAGGCGTTCGTGCTCGGCCTCCGGCCCTTCTCCGCGCTGCGCGTGCGCGGGCTGATGACGCTGGCCGTGTTCTCCGACGACCAGGACGCGGTCGGCGCCTGCTTCGCCCGCCTCGCCGAGCTGCAGCGGCGGCTGCGGCAGCTGGACGGGGCTCCCGGCTCCTACGACGAGCTGTCGATGGGCATGTCCGGCGACTTCGAGCTGGCGATCGCCCACGGCGCCACCACGGTCCGGGTGGGCCAGACCCTCTTCGGCGCCCGGCCCGCCGCCCCGGTCCGCTGA